A DNA window from bacterium contains the following coding sequences:
- a CDS encoding Ig-like domain-containing protein: MHILTIVNTFVGIMVFQIIWTIAHFYHIPDARVTTSTPDNEATGVGTDENIVINFSKPMDITSVENAFSIYPDIQGEFSWSNNNRTLTFTP, translated from the coding sequence ATGCACATACTAACCATCGTGAACACATTCGTTGGAATTATGGTTTTCCAAATTATTTGGACAATAGCTCATTTTTATCATATTCCGGATGCTCGTGTAACTACGAGTACTCCAGATAATGAAGCTACAGGTGTAGGAACAGATGAAAATATTGTAATAAACTTCAGTAAGCCAATGGACATAACTTCTGTTGAGAACGCTTTTAGTATCTACCCTGATATTCAAGGAGAGTTTAGTTGGAGTAATAATAATAGAACTCTTACTTTTACTCCA